A window of Pelmatolapia mariae isolate MD_Pm_ZW unplaced genomic scaffold, Pm_UMD_F_2 NODE_ptg000603l+_length_24708_cov_1, whole genome shotgun sequence contains these coding sequences:
- the LOC134623381 gene encoding C-Maf-inducing protein-like, giving the protein MDFTSGGGVEGSEPHNNQFYQCEENKPLLADMSESNNNTKLGAGPCKRSLHHCSSSGMRYKLLHEGDIQVCVVKHPRTFLSKILTSKFLRRWEPHHLTLADSSLTSATITHSLLLTQLEEGSLSLLSLLLLIWNPSPPRLHHFPSPSRRPCRLP; this is encoded by the exons ATGGATTTCACCAGCGGCGGCGGCGTTGAAGGCAGCGAGCCGCACAACAATCAGTTCTACCAGTGCGAGGAGAACAAGCCTCTGCTGGCGGACATGTCGGAGAGCAATAACAACACGAAGCTGGGCGCGGGGCCGTGCAAGAGGTCcctgcatcactgcagcagcAGCGGGATGCGATACAAGCTGCTCCATGAGGGGGACATCCAGGTGTGCGTGGTCAAACACCCCCGCACCTTCCTCAGCAAGATCCTCACCTCCAAGTTCCTGCGGAGATGGGAGCCGCATCACCTCACGCTCGCGGACAGCAGCCTGACCTCGGCCACG ATTACGCACAGTCTGCTGTTGACGCAGTTGGAAGAAGGCAGCCTGTCACTGCTTTCCCTCCTGCTCCTAATCTGGAACCCCTCCCCGCCACGCCTCCATCACTTCCCCTCACCTTCCCGGCGACCCTGCCGGCTTCCCAG